From Fervidobacterium gondwanense DSM 13020:
TTTGCCTCTTTTCCTCGCAGTGGGTATGAAGCGTAGTCTATGAACTGTTCGTCTTTTCGGATCAACTCGACTAACGAGTCTATGACTTTTTCGTACACAGCCACTCACCTCGTTAGTTCCAGCATCTTCTCTACGGCTCTTCTTGCTTTCCGGGCTATATCTTCATCGACGAGGACTTCGTATTTTTCCTCAAGCAGTGCCAAATATGTGTTCTTCAATGTATTTTTCTTCATGTTGTAGCAGACCATTGAACTCACCGGGATAAATTTTCTGTCTGGGTACAGGTTTTCAAGTTTGGAGAGCATGCCAACTTCTGTTACTACGATGAATTCTTTTGCATCCGTTGTTGTTGGATACTTTTCCATTTGAGAAGTGCTGCCTACAAAGTCAGCCAGTTTTCGTATATTGCTCGGCACCTCTGGGTGTACCATCACTTTTGCATCGGGATATTTGCTTATCAGAAATCTTATCTCATCTTCTTTGACATAGTTGTGCACGTAGCAGTACCCTGTTTCACCGGGGATTGGTATGATTTTCTTTCCCGTTTTTTCTGCAACGTACGAAGCAAGGTTCTTGTCAGGACCGAAGAGAACGGTATCTGAATCGAGTTTGTTTACGACATCAACAGCATTTGCCGAAGTGCAGACTACGTCAGCGTATGCTTTTACTTCTGTGCGGCTGTTCACATACACGACAAATGGAGCGTTGTATTTTTGCTTAGCTTCAATCACGTCTTTGACTTCCAGAGAGTTTGCCATAGGGCAGGTGGAATGCCTAACAGGAACTATGATTTTCCTTTCTGGGTTCAGAACTTTCATCATCTCAGCCATGAAGTCCACGCCGAGGAAGAGAATTTTTTGAGAAGGTATAGTTGTTACAAGCCTTGCAAGTTGAAGTGAGTCCCCTATATAATCGGCAATTTGCTGGAGCTCCGGAATCTGGTAGTTGTGCGCAACGATGGTGTATCCTTTCTCTTCAGCTAATCTTCTTATTTCCTCTGGTGTTATTAATCCTTTTCTCAACGTTTCAAGTGCGGAAGTTGGACCCATGGTTTCCACCTCACTTATCCATTCTTTCTTATCATCCAATCTTGAATTTCTCTATATTCCGCTTTATAGCCGCCGCGAGTGAGAGCGGTGTGAGGTAACTCGTCTTCGGGTTTGGAGACGGTTTGTTCTTGTGAATTACTGTGTAATTTCCTACGGAGGAGAATATATTTATTTCATGGATATTTTCATTAACATTTGGATCAGCTACCACGTTGACGGTGACCTTTTCAAAACTGCCGAGGGCTAAAGAGAGCGTGACTGAAACGTTTGTGTTCTGCGGAAATTTCTTAATGGCTTCTACAGCGTTTCCTGAGAAGATTGTTTTGGGTTCCTGTATTTCTTCTATTCCAAATGCCTTTGGTGGCTTTTTTGTGGTTAGTACAACCTTCTCTACGTAATTTCTCACTGCACGGACAATATCAATTCCGCCTATTGCTCCGGATGGGATATATACATTTGAGGAAGAATTCTTG
This genomic window contains:
- the nadA gene encoding quinolinate synthase NadA, encoding MGPTSALETLRKGLITPEEIRRLAEEKGYTIVAHNYQIPELQQIADYIGDSLQLARLVTTIPSQKILFLGVDFMAEMMKVLNPERKIIVPVRHSTCPMANSLEVKDVIEAKQKYNAPFVVYVNSRTEVKAYADVVCTSANAVDVVNKLDSDTVLFGPDKNLASYVAEKTGKKIIPIPGETGYCYVHNYVKEDEIRFLISKYPDAKVMVHPEVPSNIRKLADFVGSTSQMEKYPTTTDAKEFIVVTEVGMLSKLENLYPDRKFIPVSSMVCYNMKKNTLKNTYLALLEEKYEVLVDEDIARKARRAVEKMLELTR
- the nadX gene encoding aspartate dehydrogenase; amino-acid sequence: MMEKQKLNILFIGGGNIAGILKSELKDHIDLCWYYDLKKTDLDCQYLERFEIPRETDIVVECASVEAVKEFGIDILKSGKDFYIISSGAFADEEFRATFLAELKNSSSNVYIPSGAIGGIDIVRAVRNYVEKVVLTTKKPPKAFGIEEIQEPKTIFSGNAVEAIKKFPQNTNVSVTLSLALGSFEKVTVNVVADPNVNENIHEINIFSSVGNYTVIHKNKPSPNPKTSYLTPLSLAAAIKRNIEKFKIG